One genomic region from Xenopus laevis strain J_2021 chromosome 2L, Xenopus_laevis_v10.1, whole genome shotgun sequence encodes:
- the tmem106c.L gene encoding transmembrane protein 106C has product MGTITSIYSSRAETSNQSNNTGGEEEDDLLDGKNREQDIAQFPYVEFTGRDSITCPSCQGTGCIPTEQVNELVALIPYSDQRLQPQRTKLYVLLSVILCLLICGLVVFFVFPRTVLIEDGGIKMVKVWFDTKNKVVILGMTSTLKISNSNFYSVSADSLTSQVQYMNTVIGTQQNSNVSLIHPLSEKQVNFTVKAELGNTLSYLYYFCTLPSVKVHNIVVFMRTSVKFSYIGHVSQSSLETYQYIDCGANSTIVWDNSIAGPRT; this is encoded by the exons ATGGGGACGATAACATCCATTTACTCTAGTCGTGCAGAGACCTCTAATCAGTCTAACAACACAGGAGGTGAAGAAGAAGATGATTTGCTGGATGGAAAAAACAGAGAGCAAGATATTGCTCAATTTCCTTACGTTGAGTTTACTGGGCGAGACAGCATTACTTGTCCATCCTGCCAGGGAACTGGATGCATCCCTACAG AACAAGTAAATGAGTTGGTGGCATTAATACCATACAGTGACCAGCGCTTGCAACCCCAAAGAAC AAAGCTGTATGTTTTGCTCTCAGTTATCCTTTGCCTCTTGATATGTGGCCTGGTTGTATTTTTCGTGTTTCCACGCACCGTTCTGATAGAAGATGGTGGTATCAAGATGGTAAAAGTATGGTTCGATACAAAAAATAAAGTTGTCATCCTTGGAATGACC AGTACCCTGAAAATAAGCAACTCAAACTTTTACTCAGTATCTGCTGACAGTCTAACCAGCCAAGTGCAATATATGAATACCGTAATTGGAACACAACAGAACAGTAATGTGTCTCTAATTCATCCACTCAGTGAGAAACAG gTGAATTTCACAGTTAAGGCAGAGCTGGGTAATACACTTTCATATTTATA TTACTTCTGTACATTGCCATCCGTTAAAGTTCATAATATTGTGGTTTTTATGAG AACATCTGTCAAGTTTTCCTACATTGGACATGTGTCACAAAGCTCACTGGAAACCTATCAGTATATTGATTGTGGGGCTAATTCTACAATTGTTTGGGACAACTCCATAGCTGGACCTAGAACATAG